One genomic window of Anser cygnoides isolate HZ-2024a breed goose chromosome 11, Taihu_goose_T2T_genome, whole genome shotgun sequence includes the following:
- the CSPG4 gene encoding chondroitin sulfate proteoglycan 4 isoform X3 — MPLADASRTVRLRLQLYTSQGSGLLFLAAGQPDHLLLQLRAGTLQARLRLGSEEVTLQSPAELQLDNLAVHDVELLVEDGRMTLTIDGLFNSSVDIPGPVRELDIQYGLYAGGTSGLNLPYLAGASSPFRGCLHLVTFNGLDVLSPLSSDGSSKVFHEVQEGCSTQFSAEPEDPFGFLGPQSYVAFPTWDAREEGTIEFVVTTDVTHAPLIYHAGTEDDFFYLEVSNGRLRGFVNKGNGVVVLHNNVFISDKQQHYVKVYTGTHKLEILIDYYASSTSNRGINNYLDLRGNLFIGGLNEKALQGLRAHRLAFTSAGTMSNTSFVGCLEDLRINLQRKSLQDAVLTKNIVAGCGKSDHDYEDYEEAYEQDEAPTSPPPDAWPAVEGCRPDSSFPPALANISRLLHISPLVLSEGGTAYLEWKHVQPTVDLSLANIRPSQILFTLAGDPRHGQLELDVPGSRSRKKFTLLDVVNRKVRYAHDGSEAPMDQLVLEVTVAAQQGVPECLRQGQKYVLPIMVSPTNDAPQVIFPHGNQMTILTHTRRHLSTDTLQVLDDDTSCDDLEFQLHGSQRLDEGYVEYDFQPGVPIEEFSCRDLEAGNVVYVHQSGTDLQLTFQVSDGSVPSPVATLRILAIEPDIRLRNNTGLSISQGGAARISTANLSAETNAVKQRVPILYSLTEPLRYGEVQKQGSTGGEWKRVESFQQQDLEQGRIQYFSTDPEHRLEDVVEKLRFDVQVGQKVLPNNTFLISIKRATIKMKTMVPLQMKNKRHKNITSKELEAMLEDPNSAPVPFRYVIIQAPRKGNLELLGSRLTEGFAFTQEDLQRNHLSYSATVRNSQQAEDAFQFHVRAGEQHSPVYTYPISIGGDPDAPDLTNVLLMVPEGGQAVISKDHLFVQSLNSMDYLYEVIEGPAHGRLAWAASLGRASGEEITEFTNDDILHRRLLYQHDDSETLEDDIPFVATRQGEGSTEPEAEEVRGVFRVSIQPVNDHTPVRAVSKVFNVVRNGQHLLTTDDIAFTDKDSGFSDAQLVLARRDILFGSIVSVDDRSHQLYRFTQDDLRKKKILFVHSGADRGWIQLQVSDGLHQTTALLEVQASEPYIKIVNNTGLAIPQGSQGSIDASVLSLETNMDIRSDEEIRFLITTPPRWGAVLRGGQPVMAFSQRDLLAGEVSYRHNGSRNARDELQFTVEANEVAVEDTLAITIFLDTHPSPLHIVNNKEIHVFQGEAAEIKQEHLLVAHEEIPPQDIVYLVSSPPASGFLVMVQHGRDSDEPPSLDPVQSFTQEDINSGQVLYLHSKPEEERDHFVVDVTAGGADPLEGVAVSLSVLPATIPLDVGNLTVPGGGSAVLSTAVLNIPSDYFVARGVEFRVLESPRFGTLLNTKLPEEERLQSFTWSEVENQEVQYRQDAPRARADSFTLVANASDSGRQSQPRTIFVAIAPRRTAGPRLRINAGLQLRKGATATIGPQTLRAEDEDSPAAEVTFSIQPPVNGKVVLRPAPGVEVRRFTQAQIDSGLVLFVHQGPLDGGFAFDLWDGENLSPGHFFLVRAQGEELSLAKKQSLTLCPGALQPLTSENLQAVSSSPTSPTALYYSIEQAPRLGRLRTARGGEVRNFTQAQVDGGMIFYQHEMPQEPFWLAQDAIRFRVVTPTSISDSFILLVLISFEANCPQRSTQLWRNAGLRLARAERAEIGTSLLDASNLLSQVSVPERAAHDVVFLVTGLPLRGQLSVAGVVLGQPQPFFLQSDLAAGRLAYTHGGDAASEDRFQFQAWLRPRAQQSLRPPRHGVLISEAFNITVSGGSGKPPRVVKQRRALQVLHGSTVTLSREYLDVAELEGSPEDVVYTLLQRPLAGHLANAHNPQVAVERFTQADINAGHVVFVTTTSSSVPESLALSLSDGHHPATLTSLEVVVLPAASPVPLEVPQEVNRATLTPRHLPGEGDALYRITRDPRFGQVLVNQKPARGFSQAQLDHGEVTFTFTQLTSPQDSFQFLATSRGVNRSGEVNVTVRALVTARPGSVWPRGTTALLDTRILDASELANRTRSVPVFRIRRSPHSSRLVRVSGDPGQPPSPIETFSQRELEQGLVGLEVLDAGDTRQHPQSDSFLFEVAAAGVPPALAALEYITEPYNASKAYGVTLLVAPPAPSSPVPWPQGTARSGPNASEVGMVPPSAWPGPGATASPSPVEGGTFLSFIEANMFSIIIPICLILLLLALILPLLFYLHKRNKTGKHHVQGTPSSKAKNGAVPEQETFRRTDPNQGIPLTTVNSLEGKGAGPPPQGTGPGVPPDPELLQYCRTSNPALKNNQYWV; from the exons ATGCCGCTGGCGGACGCCTCGCGCACGGTGCGGCTGCGGCTCCAGCTCTACACCAGCCAGGGCAGCGGGCTGCTCTTCCTGGCTGCCGGGCAGCCCGaccacctcctgctgcagctgcgaGCCGGCACCCTGCAG GCCAGGCTGCGGCTGGGCTCAGAGGAGGTGACGCTGCAGTCGCCAGCGGAGCTGCAGCTGGACAACCTGGCGGTGCACGACgtggagctgctggtggaggaCGGCAGGATGACGCTGACCATCGACGGCCTCTTCAACAGCTCCGTGGACATCCCGGGGCCCGTCCGGGAGCTGGACATTCAGTACGGCCTCTACGCTGGTGGCACCAGCGGCCTCAACCTGCCCTACCTCGCCGGGGCCAGCTCGCCCTTCAGAGGCTGCCTCCACTTGGTGACATTCAACGGCCTGGATGTCCTCTCCCCGCTGTCCTCCGATGGCAGCTCCAAGGTCTTCCACGAGGTGCAGGAAGGCTGCAGCACGCAGTTCTCTGCCGAGCCCGAGGACCCCTTTGGGTTCCTGGGGCCACAGTCATACGTGGCGTTCCCCACGTGGGACGCGAGGGAGGAAGGGACCATCGAGTTTGTGGTCACCACAGACGTCACCCACGCGCCCCTCATCTACCACGCGGGCACAGAGGATGACTTCTTCTACCTGGAGGTCTCCAACGGGCGCCTGAGGGGCTTTGTCAACAAGGGAAACGGCGTCGTCGTCCTGCACAACAACGTCTTCATCAGCGACAAGCAGCAGCACTATGTCAAGGTCTACACAGGCACCCACAAGCTCGAGATCCTGATCGACTACTACGCCTCCTCCACGTCCAACCGGGGCATCAACAACTACCTGGACCTTCGGGGAAACCTCTTCATCGGAGGGCTGAACGAAAAGGCCTTGCAAGGGCTGAGAGCGCACCGCCTTGCCTTCACCTCGGCGGGCACCATGAGCAACACTTCCTTTGTTGGCTGCTTGGAGGACCTGCGGATAAACCTGCAGAGGAAGAGCCTGCAGGATGCCGTGCTGACGAAGAACATCGTGGCTGGCTGTGGGAAGTCGGACCATGACTATGAGGACTACGAGGAGGCGTACGAGCAGGACGAGGCGCCCACCTCCCCTCCGCCGGATGCCTGGCCAGCAGTGGAAGGGTGCCGGCCAGACAGCAGCTTCCCACCCGCCTTGGCCAACATCAGCAGGCTGCTGCACATCAGCCCCCTCGTCCTCTCTGAAGGGGGCACGGCCTATCTGGAGTGGAAACACGTCCAGCCGACGGTCGACTTGAGCCTTGCGAACATCCGTCCATCCCAAATTCTCTTTACCCTCGCCGGGGACCCTCGGCACggccagctggagctggacgTCCCCGGGTCCAGGAGCAGGAAGAAGTTCACCTTGCTGGACGTCGTGAATCGGAAAGTCCGGTATGCCCATGATGGCTCCGAAGCGCCCATGGaccagctggtgctggaggtgaCGGTGGCCGCCCAGCAGGGCGTCCCCGAGTGCCTGCGGCAGGGGCAGAAGTACGTGCTGCCCATCATGGTCAGCCCCACCAATGACGCCCCGCAGGTGATCTTCCCCCACGGGAACCAGATGACCATCCTGACACACACGCGGAGGCACCTGAGCACGGACACCCTGCAGGTGCTGGACGACGACACCTCCTGCGACGACCTCGAGTTCCAGCTGCACGGCAGCCAGAGGCTGGACGAGGGCTACGTGGAGTACGACTTCCAGCCTGGCGTGCCCATCGAGGAGTTCTCCTGCAGGGACCTGGAAGCAGGCAACGTAGTCTACGTGCACCAGAGCGGGACAGACTTGCAGCTCACCTTCCAGGTGAGCGACGGCTCCGTCCCGAGCCCCGTTGCCACCCTGAGGATCCTGGCCATAGAGCCCGACATCCGCCTGCGCAACAACACCGGCCTCTCCATCTCCCAAGGGGGGGCTGCGCGCATTTCCACAGCCAACCTGTCCGCCGAGACGAACGCCGTGAAACAACGGGTGCCCATCCTGTACAGCCTCACGGAGCCCCTCAGGTATGGCGAGGTCCAGAAACAGGGGAGCACGGGAGGGGAGTGGAAAAGAGTCGAGTCCTTCCAGCAGCAAGACCTGGAGCAAGGGCGCATCCAGTATTTCAGCACAGATCCAGAGCACCGGCTGGAGGATGTCGTGGAGAAGCTACGATTCGACGTCCAGGTGGGCCAGAAGGTCTTGCCAAACAACACTTTTCTCATAAGCATTAAAAGAGCCACCATTAAGATGAAGACCATGGTCCCCCTCCAGATGAAGAACAAGCGGCACAAAAACATCACCAGCAAGGAGCTGGAGGCGATGCTGGAAGACCCAAACTCTGCCCCAGTCCCTTTCCGCTATGTGATCATCCAGGCCCCCAGGAAGGGAaacctggagctgctgggcagcaggcTGACCGAGGGCTTCGCATTCACCCAGGAGGACCTGCAAAGAAACCACCTGAGCTACAGCGCGACCGTCAGGAACTCCCAGCAAGCTGAGGACGCCTTCCAGTTCCATGTGCGCGCCGGTGAACAGCACTCTCCCGTGTACACCTACCCCATCAGCATCGGGGGGGACCCCGACGCGCCAGACCTGACCAACGTCCTGCTGATGGTGCCGGAGGGGGGCCAGGCTGTCATCTCCAAGGACCACCTGTTTGTACAGAGCCTGAACAGCATGGACTACCTCTACGAAGTGATTGAGGGGCCAGCCCACGGGAGGCTGGCATGGGCCGCGTCCCTTGGCAGGGCATCCGGCGAGGAGATCACGGAGTTCACCAACGATGACATCCTGCACCGCCGGCTGCTGTACCAGCACGATGACTCCGAGACGCTGGAGGACGACATCCCCTTCGTAGCCACCAGGCAGGGCGAGGGCAGCACCGAGCCCGAGGCGGAGGAGGTGAGAGGGGTTTTCAGGGTCTCCATCCAGCCTGTCAACGACCATACCCCCGTCCGGGCGGTGAGCAAGGTGTTCAACGTGGTGCGCAACGGGCAGCACCTGCTGACAACGGATGACATCGCCTTCACTGACAAGGACTCGGGCTTTTCCGACGCGCAGCTGGTGCTGGCCAGGAGGGACATCTTGTTTGGCAGCATCGTGTCCGTCGATGACAGAAGCCACCAGCTCTATCGGTTCACCCAGGATGAcctgaggaagaagaagatcCTCTTTGTCCACTCCGGGGCTGACCGGGGCTGGATCCAGCTGCAGGTCTCAGACGGCCTCCACCAGACCACGGCCCTCCTGGAAGTGCAGGCGTCAGAGCCCTACATCAAGATAGTCAACAACACCGGCCTTGCCATCCCCCAGGGGAGCCAGGGGAGCATCGACGCCTCCGTCCTCAGCCTGGAGACCAACATGGACATCAGGTCGGACGAGGAGATACGGTTCCTGATCACCACCCCACCGAGGTGGGGGGCCGTGCTTAGAGGGGGGCAGCCGGTTATGGCTTTCTCCCAGAGGGACCTGCTGGCAGGAGAGGTCTCCTACCGCCACAACGGGAGCAGGAACGCCCGGGATGAGCTCCAGTTCACCGTGGAAGCAAACGAGGTGGCGGTGGAGGACACGCTGGCCATCACCATCTTCCTGGACACCCACCCAAGCCCCCTGCACATTGTCAACAACAAGGAGATACACGTCTTCCAGGGGGAGGCGGCCGAGATCAAGCAGGAGCACTTACTG GTGGCCCACGAAGAGATCCCCCCCCAGGACATCGTCTACTTGGTGAGCAGCCCCCCGGCCTCCGGCTTCCTGGTGATGGTTCAGCACGGCCGGGACTCGGACGAGCCGCCCAGCCTCGACCCCGTGCAGTCCTTCACCCAGGAGGACATCAACAGCGGCCAAGTCCTCTACCTGCACTCCAAGCCAGAGGAGGAGCGGGACCACTTCGTCGTGGATGTCACAGCGGGGGGGGCAGACCCCCTGGAGGGGGTGGCAGTGAGCCTCAGCGTGCTCCCTGCCACCATCCCCCTGGACGTCGGCAACCTCACGGTGCCGGGAGGAGGCTCCGCCGTCCTCTCCACAGCCGTCCTCAACATCCCCAGCGACTACTTCGTGGCTCGTGGCGTGGAGTTCAGGGTGCTGGAGTCCCCCCGCTTCGGCACCCTCCTGAACACCAAGCTGCCCgaggaggagaggctgcagagctTCACCTGGAGCGAG gTGGAGAACCAGGAGGTCCAATACAGGCAGGACGCGCCCCGGGCTCGGGCCGACAGCTTCACCCTGGTGGCCAACGCCTCCGACAGCGGCCGGCAGAGCCAGCCCCGCACCATCTTCGTGGCCATCGCGCCCCGGCGCACGGCGGGGCCCCGGCTGCGCATCAACGCCGGGCTGCAG cTGCGGAAGGGTGCCACGGCCACCATCGGCCCCCAAACCCTGCGTGCCGAGGACGAGGACAGCCCGGCGGCGGAGGTCACCTTCTCCATCCAGCCCCCAGTCAATGGCAAGGTGGTGCTGAGGCCGGCGCCCGGCGTGGAGGTGCGGCGCTTCACCCAGGCGCAGATCGACAGCGGCCTCGTCCTCTTTGTGCATCAAG GGCCCCTGGATGGAGGCTTTGCCTTCGACCTGTGGGACGGCGAGAACCTGTCCCCTGGGCACTTCTTCCTCGTCAGGGCGCAGGGCGAGGAGCTCAGCCTGGCCAAGAAGCAGAGCCTCACCCTCTGCCCAG GTGCTCTGCAACCCCTCACGAGCGAGAACCTGCAGGCGgtgagcagcagccccaccagccccacggcccTCTACTACAGCATCGAGCAAGCCCCGCGCCTTGGCCGGCTGCGCACCGCCCGCGGGGGCGAAGTCAGGAACTTTACCCAAGCCCAG GTGGACGGCGGGATGATCTTCTACCAGCACGAGATGCCACAGGAGCCCTTCTGGCTCGCCCAGGACGCCATCCGCTTCCGCGTGGTGACTCCGACCTCCATCTCCGACTCCTTCATCCTGCTCGTGCTGATATCATTCGAGGCAAATTGCCCCCAGCGCTCGACTCAGTTATGGAGAAatgcag GCCTCCGGCTCGCCAGGGCTGAGCGGGCAGAGATCGGCACCTCGCTGCTGGACGCGTCCAACCTCCTGAGCCAAGTCTCAGTCCCCGAGAGGGCCGCGCACGATGTCGTCTTCCTGGTGACGGGGCTGCCTCTCCGCGGGCAGCTCTCGGTGGCCGgcgtggtgctggggcagccGCAGCCCTTCTTCCTGCAGTCGGACCTGGCCGCCGGGCGCCTGGCCTACACCCACGGCGGGGACGCTGCCTCTGAAGACCGCTTCCAGTTCCAGGCTTGGCTCCGGCCCCGGGCGCAGCAGTCCCTCCGTCCTCCCCGCCACGGGGTGCTCATCTCCGAAGCTTTCAACATCACGGTGAGCGGCGGCAGCGGGAAGCCACCGCGGGTGGTGAAGCAGCGCCGAGCACTGCAGGTCCTGCACGGCTCCACCGTGACCTTGTCCCGGGAGTACCTGGACGTGGCCGAGCTGGAGGGCTCCCCAGAGGACGTGGTCTACACCCTGCTCCAGAGACCCCTCGCTGGCCACCTGGCCAACGCACACAACCCTCAGGTGGCCGTCGAGCGCTTCACCCAAGCAGACATCAACGCCGGCCACGTGGTGTTCgtcaccaccaccagcagcagtgtCCCCGAGTCCTTAGCCCTGAGCCTGTCCGACGGCCACCACCCGGCCACCCTGACCTCGCTGGAAGTCGTGGTGCTGCCCGCAGCGAGCCCGGTGCCGCTGGAGGTGCCCCAGGAGGTGAACAGGGCCACCCTGACCCCCCGGCACCTCCCGGGGGAGGGCGATGCCCTGTACAGGATCACCAGGGACCCGAGGTTTGGCCAGGTGCTGGTCAACCAAAAGCCGGCGCGGGGCTTCTCGCAGGCGCAGCTGGACCACGGGGAGGTGACTTTTACCTTCACCCAGCTCACCTCTCCCCAGGACAGCTTCCAGTTCCTTGCCACATCGCGGGGAGTGAACAGGAGCGGGGAAGTGAACGTCACCGTCCGCGCCCTGGTGACGGCTCGGCCGGGGAGCGTGTGGCCACGGGGCACCACGGCCCTCCTGGACACCCGCATCCTCGACGCGAGCGAGCTGGCCAACCGCACCAGGAGCGTGCCGGTCTTCAGGATCCGCAGGTCGCCCCACAGCAGCCGGCTCGTGAGGGTCTCGGGGGACCCAGGGCAGCCCCCAAGCCCGATCGAGACCTTCAGCcagagggagctggagcaggggctggtggggctggaggtgctggacGCCGGGGACACCCGCCAGCACCCGCAGAGTGACAGCTTCCTCTTCGAGGTGGCGGCTGCCGGCGTGCCACCAGCGCTGGCAGCCCTGGAGTACATCACCGAGCCCTACAATGCCTCGAAAGCCTACGGTGTCACCCTACTTGTGGCCCCGCCAGCGCCATCATCCCCGGTGCCGTGGCCCCAGGGCACGGCGCGGAGCGGCCCCAACGCCAGCGAGGTGGGCATGGTGCCCCCCAGCGCCTGGCCGGGCCCCGGGGCcaccgccagccccagccccgtggaGGGGGGCACCTTCCTCAGCTTCATCGAGGCCAACATGTTCAGCATCATCATCCCCATCTGCCtcatcctcctgctgctggccctcatCCTGCCGCTGCTCTTCTACCTGCACAAGCGCAACAAGACGGGCAAGCACCACGTGCAGGGCACCCCGTCCTCCAAGGCGAAGAACGGGGCCGTGCCGGAGCAGGAGACCTTCCGGAGGACGGACCCCAACCAAGGCATCCCCCTAACGACTGTCAACTCCCTGGAGGGCAAGGGCGCGGGTCCCCCGCCCCAGGGCACGGGTCCTGGGGTGCCACCAGACCCCGAGCTCCTCCAGTACTGCCGGACATCCAACCCCGCCTTGAAAAACAACCAGTACTGGGTGTGA